One Glycine max cultivar Williams 82 chromosome 8, Glycine_max_v4.0, whole genome shotgun sequence genomic window, TCCATGTGAGGTGATGTGTAAAACACAATGTGCGCTTAGAATTAGGTGTTTATTTTATGAAGGGTTCGGCGAtccctataatttttttccccGTTACCGTTAAAACACCCAAATCCAAAGATAAAAGATGATAATTAACAATTAAGATAGAAATTACAAATCACAACTGTTGTGGGATCAAGGATGAAGAAGAGCGTGGTGTTTGTTGGATGTGTCCCACCACATTCAAACTCAATGATGTAAGATagcatataataatttatattactaCCCCCAAATCTATGATtgagggaagaagaaaaaagtcaaaaaatgaaaaggaacaGGTCGTAACCTTTAAAACGATATTCTTgtaataaaagacaaaagagaGAAGGATACCCAGGAACGACAGGGTAGGTGGTGAAACCCCAGTCGTTTTTGAGAGTGTGGAGATCAGAGTGGCAAACCCCGCAGAAGAGAATCTTGAGAGTGACGTCATCGACGCCATTTTCCCTGCACGTGAGATGAGATCAATAATAAAATGGACAAAGAATGAGatcaaaatgataaataaaaaccttCTGGAGAAATGAAAAGGGGCAAGGGTGCCAGAAGTGTCTGAAGCAGCCCAACCAAAAGCTTTGACGGGTAGTTCATTTGccatctcttcttcttcttcttccttcttttctcaCTCTCTTTGCTCTTCTATTTGCTAATGATGTCCCAGTATGCAATGGCACAGTCTCTATATACACACACTCCGAGAATTTTCACTTTCAGGAAACTcattttcttattgtttttttattcatttcattaatagttttaattaatgtgtatttttttatataaaaaaaacggTTTCTCATTAATAACTTACagcattattatttaatactcCATATACATTTTAATCTCTTACTTATTCTGCCTCCATctcataataataattgtaagaagaaaaaaatattacaaaataatcattattttaattttttaatatatattaataaaaaaattactcatatgtcataatattaatgatataagttaaaaaaatatctttcttttattttctattgaCCGCTTTACTACTACCTATCTGTTCATTAATatcttgttatttatttaattattgaatataaGAAATAGTTTTATCAGTGTCTTATTATTTACTACTGGTTCATAAGATATATCTTTATTgttgtcatatatattttttcttctatttattattttacttttattttctattgaCTGTTTTAATAACGGAATGCTAATAAAAATATACgcgttataattttatttttctttctaaaaaacAAGGTATTcccataatataaaaaaaatactataagacTAACTCTatacagtattttttttagtgggCTAATTCTCTACAGTACAGAGCTAacgttttatcttttttaacatttttatttttatacacgttatttttttttttttgttggaaattttcATACACTTTATAATTTAAAGTAACGGAATCCTAATAAATAACAGTACTAATATCTCATATCTGTCTCTAGTGCCCTTTAGGTTCACCGtccaaattcaataaaatatggATTCTACGTTCTTAATCACAAATGAATATTACTGTTTTTGGATTATTTAGTGATCTCCGACAAAAATTTAACGAatatcaaatattcaaatgtaGCATCACATCAAATCGAATATTTTCAAAGTTTCTAACTATTAATGTTTTAACGTAACTTAGCAAAAATACGACAGAATAAACTTTTGTATAACacttattaatataaaactgATAGTGACCCTTgcaaaaactaataatataaaactgttttttttattacattttgtttaaatatttcttattttatttaaaattgtattaaaaatatgtttaaattttttaatagatttaaattatgtgaaatttaaatatattttcaattttaaaatataaaatgataaaataattcaattattttacaattatattataaataaaattagattttttcaattttataatgtTTAGAGTTTATAAACAacatttgaataatttaaaataataattaaataaactattTCCAAACTATTAGAATCAAATAATACAtaccataaattattattttaatatctagtagatcatttatatttcattaataCTTATACAAAATGAGTTATATAAAAGATGAGtggtatttttgttaaatatttcaatcaattttccattaagaaaaataataatattatttgatattatacgtcgtacatttattaaaattaacttaatataaattgaattaaatgtaaaaatagaatgttataattttataaattatatattttaaaaggcataataaaatataaatataatatgtgtaGTTGTAGTGGTACAAGATTTAATTATAcagattttagtttctaaaaaataatataaaataaatattttttttatttttgtcgtgatatttaatttaattgattgagtaatatatatatgaattattataaattttttgaatttatttttatagataaaaagttGATCCAGGCATTTGGAAAGTATCCGCAATCACAAGCAACGTACTCCTAAATATTTCAATTGTTGGACGAATTGACGTGGAGACTGGAAAGAGTGTCAAATGCATTTTAATAAATCTATGTTATACATTCCACTTAATTATAGAAAAGTATAGGTTTGACTGCACAATCtgctccttcattttttttcacacaaTAAATATAGGGCCCATTGtattgtaataaaatattattcacaataaattactattctaatatttaatatttaatatttaataaataatttatattttattagcaCTCATGTaagatgaattattataaatgtttagtATTATATTCCGTCTGTGAGGAAACCTGTACTGtgtacaaattattatttatctaatgCGGAAATTTTCTCTTCCTAAGATAATAGTgcaattctgtaaaaaaaaaaataataccacaatgtgcagtaaaaaaataatagtccAATATTAGCAAATCATAGAAAAGTATATtagtcaataaataattaaaagattggtatttttatctttaaattccaattactttttcattaatagtttataattatattatttgatgTTATATGTCATaagtatattaaatttaatataatataaattaaagttaaatggattttttaatttacggtaaaattatacaattaactCCAGAACATAAttgtgaatataatttttttcatataacaaTTTAAGTTTCAAGcttaataaaactttaaatttaaatatcttcaaataatataaactttaaatagtaattttccgTTTACtgttaaatgttaaaaatttattaaatatattatattacattttattttacactTGAGTTTAaagtttattgtaaaaataaatgcgggtaaagttagttttatttatggaataatttaattagaagtctaaaagtataaaatactgTTATGCTTTTAcgattgttattgatgattgatgtttgcaataaatattttaaaaaattgtttttaatttttatttcatacttGAAACAAGTAAAGCTCATTTTAAAAAGTCCAAATCACACGTAATATTTTTTTCGTGTTTAATTATAAgatctttttaattcattcatatcgtttaagaaaaataaagtttaactaatcacattaaataggtttattatttgtaatataattttaaaattataattatttatatttttctgtctatttaattatttttagcgaatatttgagaaaaaaacaatcaaataagagtttgtaggagaaaaaaaattattaatgtatttaaaaaataaaaaatcttataaaaataaacaaataaatatctaaaaatgATCTTATAATGGAGGAAATAGATAATTTCTTAtcggaaaagaaaaatatctacTGATGAAAGCATTGAAATATCCGACAAATCTTGAAAAATAGAAACTGGTGGAGTGGTGGCAGTTGAGATTATAAATGTTGCTTTGAATAACTGACCACCGAATGGCGAATCCCATCTATTCACCGCTGCTCGAGTGTTTGCAAAGTCTGGTGAGTCATTAAATTCAATCCCATCTATTTCTTCCTCCATATTGAATGATTAAACTGTTTTAAAaacctgcttttttttttttacatgatggCATTGGTATGAAATAATTTTGCtgttttggttaatttttttcatagatttaaaaataagtcatgtaaaaaaaatatcattttttaactaattcatatcttttcaaaaaaatatcaatattattaataattttaaatttgtcgaaattcatcatatcacttttttttacttatttattttttacctaattataattaatgtgtTAGTCATCttcttaagaaataaaataaaattatcttcgTATGGGagtaattaagaatattttttcttaaaaaaattatatggttaAAAATGAAGGTAGCATTTTTTTACCTTAACATCAGTTATAAGGAGGGGTGTTGATAAAATTGTAAAGTTGGAGGAATATAtgatataaattgttatttCCAAAGcattaactaataaattaaattgtaatatttatttataatgtgTATTATATCGAGAGTAtcaacttatttaatatttatatttcagaTAACTAAAAAATCTTTTATAGTATATTGAATACTTTTTAatcaacattttaaattaataatatcctACAATTTAAACCTTTTACAATACTCATTCCGTGCTTTAATATTTATCCTTTTGgcagatttttttattcttatttatttgttatttaaaagtttaagactttattaattattgttttactagatatactttttttaaggaaattcTTTAACAGGCATATATCTTTGTACTTAATAATAAACAGACAAAAAAAGGCCTAGAGAATGTTAGATCAATTAagcatgataataataatatattaattatttctatttattgaATAAACAGTTAAGCTTAAACTTGCctttagattaaattatttgaacaaTGCAAGAATAAGTTCTATAGCCTAAAGCTTGTGTGTTAggataaataatacaaaaacataattttatataaaaaaataataaatcataattttttttaaaaaacatctttaaataatttttttgtttaaataatagtTTATTCTTCTCACTTTTATcgtaaaaaacatattaaatactaaatttataaaacataaaaaatactttgaaaatacttttttatgggTGAAAGGAACATAATTAATAAGTAAACTAAAAatggaaatttaaatttcatattctttTCAACAAGAAAAAtcgaaaattttaatttgatcatcgtaacaaaatattttgactAACTCTAAATTATTTCAATTGATTGTTATTAATTTGATCACTGCAACAAAATATctcattaataatttttgtttgaagcATGATCAGACAttaaatataagtattttttcaaaaaaaaaatataaattataatttgtcacgttgtagaaaattaatttttttccactaAAAGAATCGATCTTGTTAAGAGTACCTTAgaatgtgtttggtttgcattttcattttctgttttcatttcctattttcattttgaaaactgtttttattttcaaaagattagaattctgaaaatatgttttgtttgacttcttgttttctgttttcatgaaataaaaataatgaaaatgtatgatatattgacttcttgtcttttggtatttttaaatttgcttaAAACTATATtcgcaatttcattttaaccgaaatgaGGTTTCTGTTTTCAACTGAAAACgagaatttattgttttcattttctaaatgttttcagaaatccaatcaaacacattttcatcaccattttatgtttccagtgaaaatgaaaacagaaaacaattgCAAATGATTACCTTGTTCATTATAGATATTTGTTGCATATAGCTCATAAGTATGCTTGGGTTGCTCCCATGTTTGGGTTGCTGTTTAAAAAGCTTTTGAACATAAGTTTGCACATTCCAGAACAGTTATGTGATTAAATGGGTTTAGGGTGGGAAAGCTTCTCATGTTTTTCACCgtgggaaaaaatatatatttgtcgGACGTGCTGGTTTTATATATCGAAAATAATATGTAAGTTgaaatcataatattttatctGAGTTTCAATGatcttttacttatttttcttataataaaagatattttctggtattaagattatattttatctcatgagtaagaaataaaatttttctcttatcttatttaaataGTCTAGATATTGAGAATCTGAATAGCCCATTCGACCGATCAACCAGATATGATTGTTATGGAGTCCAagtcaataattaaatttattaattagtgttttttttattagtattataagtagtttatattattgttattatatatatatatatatatatatatatatatatatatatatatatatatatatatatatatatatatatatatatatatatatagctaaaACTTTTTTTGGGGGGACGGGGCTAAAGCCCGTGCTAGCCCCCCTTAAATTGGTCGCTGCCCACATTTATGCCCTCTTTTGACATCGGTGGCAACCTAGGTATGCATATACAAGCACATGCATTATAACTACTAATTATACCACTATTGAAGATCATAAAAAGGTTTGCTTTACTAATCTTCACTTGGCCACACAATGATCCGTGGGAAGCTTAAACACCACGACGAGGGAATTTAAGTCATGAAATCCTAACTATGATGCTCAAACAATgacgtttttatattttgagctTTGTTTCTTCTATGTAACTTCCACAGGCACAATTGTCTCCTCTTCCAACATTGTCGCTCCTTTAGATCTTTGTTTTCTCACGATCAAAAACATGTTAACTTTTCCCACCCCAAAACTCGTCCTAAATAATGTTAATGTGAGTTACATTCAACGTAATTGTTTTTCAATCACACTCTAATTTTCGgcctttttgaagaaaaatcacaaaGGAAGACAGGGTTATTCTTCTACACCATTCAAAATTCTTCTACACctagtatatttaaaaaaatttaaactttatctttttttatttcgcTCATGCAGGTTTCAAATCTGTGACTTTATTAGTGGAACACTTTAACCAATTAAGTTAATATGTCAATTATGTTAAATAACTAacgatatatataatattaaaatttctaatgtgtatttaatacatatataaatttacataataaattttataacagttaattttgatctaataatgtattttttacatatataattgagCTTACGGATCCATATGAAACTTATGGATTAACATATGGATTACCAATATGTATGAGATTATATGTAAGaatgtttttggtttttccCTTTTACTATTGGATGTATTGGAAAAATAATGGGTGCAGAAAGAAAATCTCAAGAACGCGGGGGCAGCAATGGCCCAAGTTGAGGGTTAACGCGAGAAGCATGGACCATAAGAAAGACTCAGAGGCATTGTGTTTTTAGCTCTCCGCAGGTGCAATACAAACTgtcattattttgatattttccttttatccttttttataattttttatgtatattgccGGTTACTTAAATGTCATTCTCCATTACTCATTGGACAAAACAAATTCACTTGAATTGAATATGCCTGAAAACAACACTCTTATTATTAAATCCAACATcttacattatatttttaaaaaaattattctgaaatataactttatattttgaaatgaatttttcaaaatataataaaagatgCATGATATGTGAGTGTATAAAATAAATGTCCAACACTACACTTAGGTTGGGTAAACAAGCTCAGGTTCATGGATTGTCTGCGCGGGTTacggataaatttttttaaacggtctatgattatgttatatttttggGCCCACCCTGCTTAATTCGCGGACTATGCGGATTTGGCTCATGGGGTCCGCGAGTTATCCGCAACCCGCattagatttgatttgtgtGACCAAGACCCAATtatattaggtttgattttctctttttcactttaaacttttcttttaaaataacatataaaaaaatatattagataagataaatatttaaattaaaacatgataaagataaagaaggataggataaaaaaataaaagataacagaaataaaagaagattaagataaaaaaagataagtgataacatgctaaaaatctttatttttaatattttctcgatctttttttttcttttaatctatctttttcatatGTGTaagccataaataataaaaatatcaattcttatcatttaagctaaaaataattattaaataaatatttataaagatattttaattataaaaaataggctAATAACACTTTTTCTCTACCACGCAGTCACGCACACGCGCAAGACTGTTTCCCTTACAAGGAAAATAAAACTTGACTCACACTCACACAGTCACGTCACGCGACATACAATAGCGGCACAGCCTTGGCCCACCACCGCGCCACCACGCAAAGTACATCTCTTCTCTCCctagaatttgtttttatcctgTTTTTTTGGCCTCATTCATTTTTGTTGTATTCTTAAATGTGGAGATGGAAAAGACTGAAGCtacttcaaatatgaaatcatttgttgtttgagatgttcaaatttcatattttagatttattgcttaaattttcttttgttaagacattatttattttattgatgtaattgattaattattgaaattttatttacatctgtattgaacttaatttgattgtattgtatttttattaaaattgaaattcttttaaaactagacCCGCAGACTGGCCTGTTTGACCCGCGGGGTCCACGGGACGGGAGCGGACCAATTTAGTTAGTTCGTGTAAGAAACGGGACAGACTAGACCAATTTGCTGGCAATGCGGGCAGGCCTTACACGGAACGGACCGACCCGCTTACCCACCCCTAACTACAATACACATATCTCAATATTGCTTGCTATCATGTAGACCTGCCCAACCTAAACggatttataagaaaaaaaagtttaattattttagaattttaattagATCTCTGATTTATTATTACATccttaaatttgtatttatttttttaattagatcccTAATGtagagatttaattaaaaataaataaaaatttacaatcttgattaaaaatattgatagatataattaaaaatttagtaaatattcAGCCCGCagaataattaaaagtaaaaagaaatagtTATGACTTGAGGCGATTTTATTCTCATCTCACTTGTGAAATTCTCTTCACCTTTTGTCCGttcatctccttccttttctcctacagcaaacaaaacaaacaacacacgcatgaaaataataattaatactactACTAATTAATATcctcaacataaaaaaaaaaaagtttcgcGGAATATACTTTTGCTTTCCTTCTGTTATGTGCTGGTGAGTTTCCCTCATTCAAAagttttcccaaaaaaaaaaaaagaccgaAAAAGAGAATAGATATttggttttgtttgtttctGTGGTGGATCCGCGTTCTCACACCAGTTCGGCATTGGTTAGGTCGATTTCGTTTTTCCGGTTTGGATATGGATTCGGAGGATTTCCGATCCATTCTGGAGAGCGCGGGCGTGGACGTTTGGGCCCTCATGGACGCGGCCATCGCGGTGGCCTCCGCCGACCACGCTCACGAGTTGAAGCGCCGGAGAGATGGAATCGTTGAGCGCCTTTACGCGGCCAGTTCACCGCCGCCGCTGTGTCGGAACTGCGACGCCGGCGACGGGGGAGAAATCAGGACGCAGAGCAGTCCCTCCGCGGAGGAGGAAAAGGATCCCTACGGAGGCTTGTTCGACGACGAGCAACGGAAGATTCTCGACATTAAAGAGCAACTCGAAGACCCTCACCAGGTCTTATTTCTCTTAATTTCACAATTTACGAGTTTTTTCTTAGCTTAATCGTGTTTctgattttgtgttttttttctttttaattatcatttatcaGTCCGAAGATTCGTTGGTGGAGTTGTTGCAGAATCTAGCAGACATGGATATTACATTTCAAGCGTTAGAAGTAtaacttcttttatttcattcaatttgctaattgttttttgttttcggTTTACTGTTTTTAATTTCGTGTTAATTTAATTCCCTAGGAGACTGACATTGGGAGGCATGTGAATCGGTTGCGGAAGCATTCGTCTAATGATGTTAAGAGATTGGTCAAGTTACTCGTCAGGTTTTGGAACGAgctactgttttttttttttttttaaatacgaaGAATGAATGTTGATTGATACTGTATTTGTGTGCATTGCATTGCAACAGTTCAGTGGATGAATTTTGCTGGAGATGTTGCGTTTTTTATCGTTGACTCTTaggttttgtgtgtgtgtgtgtgcaggaagtggaaggaaattgtagatGAATGGGTGAAGTTGAAGGCCCCGGGAGAACCGGGTACTGCTGTCATGGGTAATCTTAATCTTCGTTTGGGAAAAATTATTAGGTTTTAAAGTGGAAATTTGAATGTAGGGTTTTGGTTTTTGCTGAATTGAAAATGTTGATGATTCATTTGTTGTTGACATGGCAGCTGATGAGGACTCGCCTCAGCAGAGAATCCTACAAAATGGGCATCGTCAGGTTAAAGAAATCTTATTGACCATATGGAAAGAAGAGGTTTTGCTTGGCAATTTGGGTTTCTAATATTCTATTCCTTTTGCAGATTCCTGATTTTGCATACTCACCAAATCCACACTGTGAGTATAGTATCTCATTCCAAGCttcttttggtttttattttgttgatgtaaTAACATGTTTGCTGCTCACACAGATGGGAGTTTTGGGTCAGAGCGCAACAATATTGAAGCAGAACGAAAACCAAAAGCAATTCCTCGCAAAGAAGCTCCTTCAAAACCATCGCCATCAGTCACTACTCCTGCTCCTCCTACTCAAAACGTATGGATATGAATTTATAACCTTTCTGGAGTCTCTGACTTCTAAATGTGGCTCTACTAAAATTTGGAGGTTGTTGCTTCATAATCACCAATAAGTTTGAAACCAATGTACAATAAATGTGGAGCTTAGCTCCATTTTGTAGTGCTTATGCAGGATCATCAGTGTGTGTGAGTGAGTAGTCCTGACTCGTTTTTGAATGATTGCAGAGACAGAGAGAAAGCAATTTTGACCCGGATAGATTTGCTTCAGCCAGAAAACGGCTTCAAGAGAACTACAAAGATGCTGCAAATGGTAAAGTTtttactaaatttaattttcattctcGTACATAGTATTAGTAGTACTTTGTTCCATGTACTGACTGCTATTTTGTCTGTGCTGTGGTGGGGGGTGTCTAGCCAAAAAGCAAAGAACGATTCAAGTGATGGATCTCCATGAGTTACCAAAACCCAAGAATGCCTTCCTTGGAAAAAACAAAGGCGGCACTGGTCAGGGAAGGCACTGGTGAGTGGTGACCCGTAATGTTCGTGCCAAAGTTCCTTGTAAAAAGGCTTTTTTGTGGGAGAGTGATGCCGCATAGTCCTAAAAACCCGGTTGATTCCTTTACAATTTTACTCCCCAACATAAAAATCCGTATGGTTTTATGTTTACTTATTTAATACTATCAAcaaccccctccccccccccccacacacacacacacacaaaaaagcaTAATATTTTATGTGCCAAACTATGATTTTTATGAAATGTGGGTTAGTTGCGGAGCACGCGTGATGATTTCAGCATCTGAATGAGGATGGAAGGGAGGGGAGATGATTTTTTGGAGATTTAAACCATTGATTTTTTGGGTTGGAACCTGAGGGCATGCTAATGTTTGATTTGGTGCTCCAATAAGGATTGTTTAGCTTGATGTTTGTCTTTGTTCTTATCTTAATGCCACATCCAACAATTCTAGCCAGCCAAGTCAAGAGTTGACTACTTTCTAGCACTATTAATTTGCACGGGTCAGGGTCGTGGGGTAGTTTAATTGGTGCTATAATCAATAATTATTGTTCGGCCTGGGACCCTAGTACTGTAGAAAGTAAACTGATCTCAACAAATGAGTAGAAGAGGAGcgtatttcaattaataattcatGTGAACATCATGTTCCCTTGCGTCAAAGTGTACGTTTTGGAGGTTTTATTGTTTCGGTTGCTAACGTCACCTGAGTGTGCAactatttcttttcctttaggAGGAGCATTAGGTTAGGTTGGCATAAATTGGGTAGTTGAGGCcctatttttacttttgtgtgatctcagaatttttttaaatttcattttctaaaaaattagtaatttaaagTCGATACTAAATTAAgaa contains:
- the LOC100796457 gene encoding probable mediator of RNA polymerase II transcription subunit 26c; this encodes MDSEDFRSILESAGVDVWALMDAAIAVASADHAHELKRRRDGIVERLYAASSPPPLCRNCDAGDGGEIRTQSSPSAEEEKDPYGGLFDDEQRKILDIKEQLEDPHQSEDSLVELLQNLADMDITFQALEETDIGRHVNRLRKHSSNDVKRLVKLLVRKWKEIVDEWVKLKAPGEPGTAVMADEDSPQQRILQNGHRQIPDFAYSPNPHYGSFGSERNNIEAERKPKAIPRKEAPSKPSPSVTTPAPPTQNRQRESNFDPDRFASARKRLQENYKDAANAKKQRTIQVMDLHELPKPKNAFLGKNKGGTGQGRHW